Proteins encoded together in one Triticum dicoccoides isolate Atlit2015 ecotype Zavitan chromosome 7B, WEW_v2.0, whole genome shotgun sequence window:
- the LOC119341492 gene encoding uncharacterized protein LOC119341492, which translates to MEAFFCLARCRFSRLMVVMQLVMGVFVICISMASLHRFYTTDSFLPGLDDSANCARLHTVGADGYAGFDIRALADRVDDVLLQLAELQDKLEATALKIGKKTKKGKAHSKQENMTLLEFRRFLEDEVIHPLYGAHISLRLIRIPRPDPDGGDDDAPVVDPLVNFFMAEETRKYVTTKGNREGRPNVYGTNRTYGTIGHACVLMRRELDEYMSYDVGSYCPDDWDLGQRLMLGGCDPLPRRRCLARASKLFQRPMPINESLWRLPDDGNVRWSRYHCRGYRCLSARNPRPGYSRCVGCFDMDREKRRWVNETSRNASLADFRIDEVLAVKPGDLRIGLDVSVGTGSFAARMRERGVTIVSAALNLGAPFAETVALRGLVPLYATMSQRLPFFDNTMDMVHTAGFFEGWVDLQLLDFVLFDWDRVLRPGGLLWVDRFACARRDLDDYMYMFLQFRYKKHRWVVSFKSKDEVYLSALLEKPPRS; encoded by the coding sequence ATGGAGGCATTCTTCTGCCTGGCGCGGTGCCGGTTCAGTCGGCTTATGGTAGTGATGCAGCTGGTGATGGGCGTGTTCGTGATCTGCATCAGCATGGCCAGTCTCCACCGCTTCTACACCACCGACTCCTTCCTCCCGGGGCTCGACGACTCCGCCAACTGCGCCAGGCTCCacaccgtcggcgccgacgggtatGCCGGCTTCGACATCCGCGCGCTGGCGGACCGCGTCGACGACGTGCTCCTCCAGCTCGCCGAGCTCCAGGACAAGCTGGAGGCCACGGCGCTCAAGATCGGCAAGAAGACCAAGAAGGGCAAGGCGCACAGCAAGCAGGAGAACATGACCTTGCTGGAGTtcaggcggttcctcgaggacgAGGTCATCCACCCGCTCTACGGCGCGCACATCTCCCTGCGGCTGATCCGCATCCCCCGCCCCGACCccgacggcggcgacgacgacgcccCGGTCGTCGACCCGCTCGTCAACTTCttcatggcggaggagacgcgcaagtacGTGACCACCAAAGGCAATCGCGAGGGCCGGCCCAACGTGTACGGCACCAACCGGACGTACGGCACCATCGGCCACGCCTGCGTGCTGATGCGGCGGGAGCTGGACGAGTACATGAGCTACGACGTCGGCTCCTACTGCCCGGACGACTGGGACCTGGGCCAGCGCCTCATGCTCGGCGGCTGCGACCCGCTgccgcgccgccgctgcctcgCCAGGGCCTCCAAGCTGTTCCAGCGCCCGATGCCCATCAACGAGTCGCTGTGGAGGCTCCCCGACGACGGCAACGTGCGGTGGAGCCGCTACCACTGCCGCGGCTACCGGTGCCTGTCCGCCAGGAACCCGCGGCCCGGGTACAGCCGGTGCGTGGGGTGCTTCGACATGGAccgggagaagcggcggtgggtcAACGAGACCAGCCGCAACGCGTCCCTGGCCGACTTCCGCATCGACGAGGTGCTGGCGGTGAAGCCCGGCGATTTGCGGATCGGGCTGGACGTGAGCGTGGGCACGGGCAGCTTCGCGGCGCGCATGCGGGAGCGCGGCGTGACCATCGTGTCGGCGGCGCTCAACCTGGGCGCGCCGTTCGCGGAGACGGTGGCGCTGCGGGGGCTGGTGCCGCTCTACGCCACCATGAGCCAGCGGCTGCCCTTCTTCGACAACACCATGGACATGGTGCACACGGCGGGGTTCTTCGAGGGGTGGGTGGACCTGCAGCTGCTGGACTTCGTGCTCTTCGACTGGGACCGCGTGCTCCGCCCCGGCGGCCTGCTCTGGGTCGACAGGTTCGCCTGCGCGCGAAGGGACCTCGACGACTACATGTACATGTTCCTGCAGTTCAGGTACAAGAAACACCGCTGGGTCGTCTCCTTCAAGTCCAAGGACGAGGTCTATCTCTCTGCTCTCCTCGAGAAGCCGCCCAGGTCATGA